The genome window CCTCCGGGTGCTGCTGTCGCTCCGGGAACGCACCGGCGTGACCGCCGGCCTTCCCGGTCCCTCGACGGAGTCGGCCCTCACCAACGCCTGACGGCCCCCACGCCCCGGCCGTACGGCTCACTCCAGCCCGTAGACCCGCCGCGCGTTCCCCGCCGCGATCATCCCCGCCACCCGCTGCGCGTCCACGAGCGACCAGGCGCCCTCGGCGACCCAGCCGCCCAGTAGTCGGGACAGCGCCTCGCGGAACAGACGGGCGCCGATCACATGGAGTTCGGGCAGGCCGTGGGCGCCGCTGGAGAAGAGGACCTTGCCGAAGGGCGCCAGCTCCAGGACCTCGGCCAGGACGGCCGCGGCCCGGGCGCCGGTGCGCACCAGGGCCGCGCCCAGGTCCGCGTAGACGTGCGGGAAGACCCCGGCAAGATGCGCGGCGTGCCGGTGGTACGGATAGCCGTGCAGCAGGATCAGGTCCGTGCCGAGACCGGCCGTGGCGCGCACGAAGTCGGTGAGCAGGACGGGGTCGGTGCGGTCGATGCGCAGGCCCGGTTCTCCGAGGCCGGCGTGGAGCTGGAGCGGCCGGCCCGAGGCCACCGCGCTCCACAGCAGATGGCGCAGCAGCACCGGGTCCGACAGGGTGCCTCCGACTCTGCGTCCCGCCAGCCAGCGGCCCGCCGCGCCCCGCACCTCCCCGGCCCCGGCGGCTCCGGCGCGAGCGCCAGACCGTGCCGTACGCCCGCCACCGAGGTGAACGCCACCGCGTGGGCCGCCGCCCCGTGGATCGACTCGGCGAGATTGGCGAGGAATCCCTCGACCGTGCCGGAGGTGTCGGCCACTTGTTCGGCGAGCAGCTCCAGGCGGACGATCTCGTGTGCCTCGGCTTCCCCGGCGGACGCCATCTCGGCGGGCCCGGTCAGATCGCCGGGCAGCCCGGTGTCGACGAGGTAGGTGGTGATGCCGCTGCCTCGCAGCAGCCTGCGCCCCGCCTCCAGGACGCCGAGTTCGCGCCGCCGGGCGAGATAGCGGGCCGGCGGGCAGTGCGGCTCCAGCCCGAGCAACGGCGGACACCAGCGGCGTACGGCGAAGCCCGTCTGGGTGTCGAACAGGGTCGTACCGGCGGCGGGCGGGCCCTCGGTACGGGCGAGGTGGGCCTCGAACGTGCCGAGGCCCAGCTCGGTACGGACCACGCCGTGGCAGTACTGGTCCACCAGGGACGGCGTTTCGATCATCCGGACTCCCGTGACTGGACCGTGCCTCCTGAAGGTCCTAACGGGTGAACCCGGCGTGAGGTGTTGCTACTGGGCGGTGCGCGTGCCGCCCACCTGGATCCCCGCCATGCGCGTCCACTCGTACGGGCCGGTCTTCACCTTGCCCGCGAACTCGCCGTCGAACGCCTCGTGGACGGTGATGCCGGACTTCTCCACCGCCTTCTCGGCCACGGCGTAGGTGGGCGCCACGAGGTCGCCCCAGGTGCCGTCCTCGCCGACGAGCACGATGCGGGCCCCGCGCTGACCGATGTACGCGACCTGGCCCTCGGCGCCGCCGTGGGCCTTGGAGAAGGAGTCGATCTGCCGGGCGATCCGGGCCGCCCTGCGCTCGTCCTTGGGGTCAACCTGCTGCGTGTCTGCCATGGTCAGGATGCTACCCACGAGTAGATCGACTGGCGAGAGCGGTGCCCTGTGACGTACGTCGGCTGCCCGAAGGTGTTCGTCAGCGGAGGAACGGATCCACCGCCACCGCGACGAACAGCAGCGAGACGTACGTGATCGACCAGTGGAAGAGCCGCATCTCCTTCAGCTTGGCCCCGGTGGCCTCCGCCTTCGCCCGGTTCTGCAGCGCGTGCGCCTCCCACAGCCACCAGCCGCCCGCCGCCAGCGCGACCGCCGTGTAGAACCAGCCGGTGTAGCCGAGCGGGGTCAGCAGCAGGGAGACGACGACCATCACCCAGCTGTAGATCACGATCTGCCGGGCGACCACCTTGTTGGAGGCGATGACCGGCAGCATCGGCACGCCCACGCGCGCGTAGTCCTCCCTGACCTTCATGGACAGCGGCCAGTAGTGCGGCGGCGTCCAGAAGAACATCACGAGGAAGAGGATGACGGGCGCCCACGACATGGAGTCGGTGACGGAGGACCAGCCGATGAGCACCGGCATGCAGCCGGCGATGCCGCCCCACACGATGTTCTGCGAGGTACGGCGCTTGAGGATCATCGTGTAGACGACGACGTAGAAAAGGAGGGCTCCGAGCGACAGCCACGCCGACAGCCAGTTGACGGTGAAACCGAACAGGAGCGTCGAGACGACCGCCAGCGTGATGCCGAAGGCGAGGCATTCTCGCGGGCTGACCATGCCGGTGACCAGCGGGCGCTGGGAGGTGCGGTCCATGAGCGCGTCGATGTCGCGGTCGATGTACATGTTCAGCGCGTTGGCGCCGCCCGCGGACAGGTAGCCGCCGATGCAGGTGAGCAGGACCAGCTTCAGGTCCGGCACGCCCTGCTGGGCGAGGAACATCACCGGGACCGTGGTGATCAGCAGCAGCTCGATGATCCGCGGCTTGGTCAGTGCCACGAACGCCTTGACACGGGCCCCGAACGGCCGGTGGCTCGGGCTCTGGCGCGCACCGAGCTCCCCCACAGCCTTGAGGGCGTGGGAGGTACCCCCACCCGCTGGACGGGATTCGACGGCCGTCACGCACACCCCTGACAGAGACATCCCAGCGAGCCGTGGCTGTGAACGCCCAGTAAAGGCTCGCGCGTACTCACGCAACTTTAGACGTTGCCCGAAGCGCGCCCTTCGCGGGGGGTGGGTCGTGTTGGACGGTGGCCGTGCCGCTGGTGGAGGAGAGGGAAGGAAGAGCCGGGCAGAGCTCGATTGAGCGATCGGATGAGCGGGTCCGTATTCAGTTGCCGACTACGGATATGGCGGGTCGGGAGGCGGACGTCCAAGACTCCCGGCAGTCTGGAATGACCCGAAAAGACGCACGTACTTACAGGGGTAGGCTCAGCAGCGGCCGGTGGGCGCCCAGTGCACCGGCATTCGACATGTGGAGAGGAGCCCTGACCCAGGGTGAGCACCAAGCCGACCACCACAGACCTCGAGTGGACCGAGTTGGACCAGCGTGCGGTCGACACCGCGCGTGTCCTGGCCGCCGATGCCGTACAGAAGGTCGGAAACGGCCATCCGGGTACGGCGATGAGCCTGGCTCCGGCCGCCTACACCCTCTTCCAGAAGGTGATGCGCCACGACCCGGCCGACGCCGACTGGGTGGGCCGTGACCGCTTCGTGCTGTCCGCCGGCCACTCGTCCCTGACCCTCTACACCCAGCTCTACCTGGCCGGTTTCGGCCTGGAGCTGGACGACCTGAAGGCCTTCCGCACCTGGGGCTCGAAGACCCCAGGCCACCCCGAGTACGGGCACACGGTGGGCGTGGAGACGACGACCGGCCCGCTGGGCCAGGGTGTCGCCAACGCCGTGGGCATGGCCATGGCCGCCCGCTACGAGCGCGGTCTGTTCGACCCGGACGCCCCGCAGGGCGAGTCCCCCTTCGACCACTTCGTCTACTGCATCGCCGGTGACGGCTGCCTGCAGGAGGGCATCTCCGCGGAGGCGTCCTCGCTGGCCGGGCACCAGAAGCTCGGCAATCTGATCCTTCTGTGGGACGACAACCACATCTCGATCGAGGGCGACACCGCGACCGCTGTCTCGGAGGACACGGCTCGGCGGTACGAGGCCTACGGCTGGCACGTGCAGCGCGTCGCCCCGAAGCCGGACGGCGACCTGGACCCGCACGCGATCTACAACGCCATCCAGGCGGCGAAGAAGGTCACGGACCGGCCCTCCTTCATCGCGATGCGTTCGATCATCGCCTGGCCCGCGCCGAACGCGCAGAACACCGAGGCCGCGCACGGCTCCGCGCTGGGCGAGGACGAGGTCGCGGCCACCAAGCGGGTCCTCGGCTTCGACCCGGAGAAGTCCTTCGAGGTCGCGGACGAGGTCCTGGCGCACACCCGCGAGGCGCTTCAGCGGGGCCGTGAGGCCAAGGCCGAGTGGGAGAAGTCCTTCCAGCAGTGGCGGGACAACAACCCCGAGCGCGCCGCCGAGTTCGACCGGATCAGCAAGGGCGAGCTCCCCACCGGCTGGGAGGAGAAGCTCCCGGTCTTCGAGGCGGGCAAGGGCGTCGCCACGCGTGCCGCGTCCGGCAAGGTGCTCCAGGCCCTCGGTGCGGTCATCCCCGAGCTGTGGGGCGGCTCCGCCGACCTCGCCGGGTCGAACAACACCACGATCGACAAGAACAGCTCGTTCCTCCCGGCCGACAACCCCCTGCCGGAGGCGAGCCCCTACGGCCGCACGATCCACTTCGGCATCCGCGAGCACTCCATGGCCGCGGAGATGAACGGCATCGCGCTGCACGGCAACACCCGCATCTACGGCGGCACGTTCCTCGTGTTCTCCGACTACATGCGCAACGCCGTGCGCCTGTCCGCGCTGATGCACCTGCCGGTGACGTACGTGTGGACGCACGACTCCATCGGCCTCGGTGAGGACGGCCCCACCCACCAGCCGGTCGAGCACCTGGCCTCGCTGCGCGCGATCCCGGGCCTGAACATCGTGCGCCCGGCCGACGCCAACGAGACCGCCATCGCCTGGCGCGAGATCCTCAAGCGCTGGACGAAGGAGTTCGGCAAGGGCGCCCCGCACGGTCTGGCGCTGACCCGTCAGGG of Streptomyces cynarae contains these proteins:
- a CDS encoding heme o synthase gives rise to the protein MCVTAVESRPAGGGTSHALKAVGELGARQSPSHRPFGARVKAFVALTKPRIIELLLITTVPVMFLAQQGVPDLKLVLLTCIGGYLSAGGANALNMYIDRDIDALMDRTSQRPLVTGMVSPRECLAFGITLAVVSTLLFGFTVNWLSAWLSLGALLFYVVVYTMILKRRTSQNIVWGGIAGCMPVLIGWSSVTDSMSWAPVILFLVMFFWTPPHYWPLSMKVREDYARVGVPMLPVIASNKVVARQIVIYSWVMVVVSLLLTPLGYTGWFYTAVALAAGGWWLWEAHALQNRAKAEATGAKLKEMRLFHWSITYVSLLFVAVAVDPFLR
- the tkt gene encoding transketolase; this encodes MSTKPTTTDLEWTELDQRAVDTARVLAADAVQKVGNGHPGTAMSLAPAAYTLFQKVMRHDPADADWVGRDRFVLSAGHSSLTLYTQLYLAGFGLELDDLKAFRTWGSKTPGHPEYGHTVGVETTTGPLGQGVANAVGMAMAARYERGLFDPDAPQGESPFDHFVYCIAGDGCLQEGISAEASSLAGHQKLGNLILLWDDNHISIEGDTATAVSEDTARRYEAYGWHVQRVAPKPDGDLDPHAIYNAIQAAKKVTDRPSFIAMRSIIAWPAPNAQNTEAAHGSALGEDEVAATKRVLGFDPEKSFEVADEVLAHTREALQRGREAKAEWEKSFQQWRDNNPERAAEFDRISKGELPTGWEEKLPVFEAGKGVATRAASGKVLQALGAVIPELWGGSADLAGSNNTTIDKNSSFLPADNPLPEASPYGRTIHFGIREHSMAAEMNGIALHGNTRIYGGTFLVFSDYMRNAVRLSALMHLPVTYVWTHDSIGLGEDGPTHQPVEHLASLRAIPGLNIVRPADANETAIAWREILKRWTKEFGKGAPHGLALTRQGVPTYEPNEDTARGGYVLFEAEGGEPQVILIATGSEVHVAVEAREQLQADGVPTRVVSMPSVEWFEEQDQGYRDSVLPPSVRARVAVEAGIGLTWHKYVGDAGRIVSLEHFGASADGKVLFREFGFTAENVASAARESIAAAQR